One Lacticaseibacillus rhamnosus genomic window carries:
- a CDS encoding PTS lactose/cellobiose transporter subunit IIA, translating into MATTQELEIMQLIANAGESKTKAFEALAAVKTQDFDRARSLLAESKAIDVAAHNAQTAMIAREFAPDQTPEPVSLLMVHAQDHYMTSQLARDLIETLIEVFETRA; encoded by the coding sequence ATGGCAACTACTCAAGAACTCGAAATTATGCAGCTCATCGCAAACGCCGGCGAAAGCAAAACCAAGGCCTTTGAAGCTTTGGCTGCTGTTAAAACGCAAGACTTTGACCGGGCCCGCAGTTTACTGGCCGAGTCCAAGGCAATTGATGTCGCTGCCCATAACGCGCAAACGGCCATGATCGCGCGCGAGTTTGCACCAGACCAGACGCCCGAACCCGTAAGTCTGCTCATGGTCCACGCGCAAGATCACTACATGACCAGCCAACTGGCACGAGATTTGATCGAAACGTTGATTGAGGTATTTGAAACTAGAGCGTGA
- a CDS encoding PTS sugar transporter subunit IIC encodes MFNKFEAFMNRFFMPIAHKVDNQRHLSAIKAGMVAMTPFTILGSIFTIIPALPNMLGPKNAVSQFITGNAALFDLPVKLSIGMIGLYACLSIAYNLGNHYKLYIPGCVTLSGFAFLMMVATFNKTGQLDVANLGARGLFTGMIVALLTVELYHWCKTHHLTIKMPDGVPDFVSRSFELIPVTLITGGAFIAGRFIFLNLAGELPPSILTRFLAPLVGSMDNPWAVLALNFAICTVFFFGIHSSVFSPITSPIMVTFIAENIAAMNAGEAIPHFYTAGAVSSFFGFTGCGISIGCVVACMLSKSKRYRKIGKISLFPALFGINEPILFGAPIILNPIMFIPHVFGGAIIGTLPMFFMHWGWIAKPIFNPPYVGVFLEGFLINGDYRTILANALQLVLAIALYWPFFKVMERAELKNEAKKASQKSIFSKEDEDTLAGLDLDF; translated from the coding sequence ATGTTTAACAAGTTCGAAGCTTTCATGAACCGCTTCTTCATGCCCATCGCCCATAAAGTGGATAATCAGCGTCATCTGAGTGCCATTAAGGCCGGGATGGTGGCTATGACGCCGTTCACCATTCTCGGCAGTATTTTCACGATCATCCCCGCTCTGCCGAACATGCTCGGTCCTAAAAATGCCGTTTCGCAGTTCATTACTGGCAACGCCGCGTTATTCGATCTGCCTGTTAAGCTGTCCATCGGGATGATCGGCCTGTATGCCTGCTTATCTATTGCTTACAACTTAGGTAATCATTACAAGCTTTATATTCCCGGATGTGTCACCTTGTCGGGTTTTGCCTTTTTGATGATGGTCGCAACTTTTAACAAAACCGGCCAACTTGATGTCGCCAACCTTGGCGCTCGCGGTTTATTTACCGGCATGATTGTTGCCTTGCTGACGGTTGAGTTATATCACTGGTGCAAAACTCACCACTTGACGATCAAGATGCCGGATGGGGTGCCGGATTTTGTTTCCCGTTCATTCGAGCTGATTCCGGTCACACTCATTACTGGCGGTGCGTTTATTGCCGGCCGCTTTATCTTCCTGAATCTGGCTGGTGAGCTGCCGCCAAGCATCTTGACTCGCTTCTTGGCGCCATTGGTTGGGAGTATGGATAATCCGTGGGCTGTCTTGGCGCTTAACTTCGCCATTTGTACTGTCTTCTTCTTTGGAATTCACTCGTCGGTTTTCTCGCCGATCACCAGTCCGATTATGGTGACATTCATCGCCGAAAATATTGCTGCGATGAACGCCGGCGAAGCAATTCCGCATTTTTACACAGCCGGCGCCGTTTCAAGTTTCTTCGGTTTTACCGGTTGCGGCATTTCCATCGGCTGTGTGGTTGCCTGTATGCTGTCTAAAAGCAAGCGGTATCGTAAAATCGGTAAAATTTCCTTATTCCCCGCCTTGTTTGGCATCAATGAGCCGATTCTGTTCGGGGCACCGATTATTCTGAATCCGATTATGTTCATCCCGCACGTCTTTGGTGGCGCCATTATCGGTACCCTGCCAATGTTCTTCATGCACTGGGGTTGGATCGCTAAACCTATTTTCAACCCGCCGTACGTTGGGGTCTTTCTGGAAGGTTTCTTAATCAATGGCGATTACCGGACAATCCTAGCCAACGCCTTGCAGCTGGTCTTAGCAATCGCTTTGTACTGGCCATTCTTCAAGGTTATGGAACGCGCCGAGTTGAAGAATGAAGCTAAAAAAGCATCGCAGAAATCAATCTTTTCAAAAGAAGACGAGGATACCTTGGCTGGCTTGGATCTCGACTTCTAA
- a CDS encoding BglG family transcription antiterminator yields MREHLIIQALQANGVMSAMALAKAVGVSRRTLQNDLRLLNHAASGFQIRLIRGRGYELQITDTKLLAAYLATLAGQAQPKMPAKRLPELLQQLLSTTNYLTVAQLATTQLISTKQLQRDLRELDKLLVGTPLSLIRKAHYGVRIQGNWQSRIHALQQYGLPPNHATLTQQLQPLGLDPAVTAQFASEIGWSLVVTGQTLHAPPADTDFAALLAAIRLSPEAWHFLTVSFAAKRKQLTTRLDHKRLKVKLRAYFTTLDARHETNFATHPEFLSLMYFHVLALIGRLKEHQSLAGLSLEPLARDYPIAFNWAVQFAQWLSREYQIEVPKTEVGYLTTHLLVPLEQAHEKWSRHGYRIAVICGTGGGIATLLSLRLRRIFPEAVIQTFGLNELKAIHQLSPDLLFTVTALNESFDCPVIQIDDVASDLDFASLRHELSMASQHHATASLADLLQPTLFFPDQKPADYRTLLTSLTAKMAAYCGQVGYAASVLQREDFLATVYDNGIAIPHPLSFSARKNAVAVMLLPTGVKNSARPVRIVWLIALKQDQLPLHRTLTTQLAALMQKPDLINQLVQQTEFSAFQQTLRTELEGAETTWIYN; encoded by the coding sequence TTGCGTGAACATCTCATCATTCAAGCACTACAAGCTAACGGGGTTATGTCCGCGATGGCCTTGGCCAAAGCGGTTGGGGTATCACGGCGCACGTTGCAAAATGATTTGCGCCTGCTAAACCACGCTGCGTCAGGGTTTCAAATCCGACTTATTCGGGGACGAGGGTATGAATTACAGATTACAGATACGAAACTTTTAGCTGCTTATCTAGCGACTTTAGCGGGTCAGGCTCAGCCAAAAATGCCAGCCAAACGCTTACCTGAGCTTCTGCAACAACTGTTATCGACCACAAACTATTTGACTGTGGCGCAACTGGCCACCACCCAGCTTATTAGTACCAAGCAGTTACAGCGTGATTTACGCGAGTTGGACAAACTGCTGGTTGGAACGCCCCTGTCGTTAATCCGCAAAGCCCATTACGGCGTGCGAATTCAAGGCAACTGGCAAAGTCGCATCCATGCGCTGCAACAATATGGGTTACCGCCCAATCATGCAACATTGACTCAGCAACTGCAGCCTTTAGGACTCGATCCGGCTGTCACGGCCCAGTTTGCCAGCGAAATTGGGTGGTCGCTAGTCGTCACGGGCCAAACGTTACACGCCCCACCTGCTGATACAGACTTTGCAGCGCTTTTAGCCGCTATTCGCCTAAGTCCGGAGGCGTGGCATTTTTTAACCGTCAGTTTTGCTGCCAAACGCAAACAACTGACCACCCGCCTGGACCACAAGCGGCTAAAAGTAAAACTCCGCGCTTATTTCACAACGCTGGATGCACGCCATGAAACTAACTTTGCCACGCATCCGGAATTCCTGTCGCTTATGTACTTCCACGTCCTCGCCTTAATTGGCCGACTAAAAGAACACCAAAGTCTGGCCGGTCTGAGTCTAGAACCTTTGGCGCGCGATTACCCGATCGCCTTTAACTGGGCAGTTCAATTTGCTCAATGGTTAAGCCGCGAATACCAAATCGAGGTGCCAAAAACCGAGGTCGGCTATCTGACCACCCATCTGCTGGTCCCACTTGAGCAGGCTCACGAAAAATGGAGCCGTCACGGTTATCGCATTGCCGTGATCTGCGGAACTGGCGGCGGCATTGCAACGCTGCTGAGTTTACGCCTGCGACGGATTTTCCCCGAGGCCGTGATTCAAACTTTTGGCCTCAATGAGTTAAAAGCAATCCACCAACTTTCACCGGACTTGCTTTTTACCGTCACGGCTTTAAATGAATCATTTGACTGTCCCGTGATTCAGATTGATGATGTGGCTTCGGATTTAGATTTTGCCAGTTTACGACACGAGCTATCAATGGCATCGCAACATCATGCCACAGCGTCCCTTGCGGATTTGTTGCAGCCGACGCTATTTTTCCCCGATCAAAAGCCTGCCGACTATCGCACGTTACTCACCTCCCTCACTGCCAAAATGGCGGCATATTGCGGACAAGTTGGTTACGCCGCATCGGTTCTGCAGCGCGAAGACTTTCTGGCGACGGTTTACGACAACGGGATCGCCATTCCGCACCCCTTGTCATTCAGCGCTAGGAAAAATGCTGTCGCCGTGATGCTTTTGCCAACTGGCGTCAAAAATAGCGCGCGCCCGGTTCGCATTGTGTGGTTGATTGCGTTGAAACAGGATCAATTACCCTTACACCGAACCTTGACCACCCAATTGGCCGCGTTAATGCAAAAGCCTGATCTCATCAATCAATTAGTTCAACAAACCGAATTTAGCGCATTTCAACAAACTTTACGGACTGAACTGGAAGGAGCCGAAACGACATGGATTTACAACTAA
- a CDS encoding PTS sugar transporter subunit IIB, producing MRILLCCAGGFSTNMLMQNMAKVVKDSRKLNEADFHFNAIPVDGLEEEIDNYDIVLVGPQIGHKTGYIGEICDPRHIPYAVIDKDVYGQMDGATVMKLALVTHAKYQKKHAG from the coding sequence ATGCGAATTCTATTATGCTGTGCAGGTGGCTTTTCCACCAATATGTTGATGCAAAATATGGCGAAGGTTGTTAAAGACAGTCGCAAACTGAACGAAGCGGATTTTCATTTTAATGCTATTCCGGTTGATGGACTGGAAGAAGAAATCGACAACTATGACATTGTTTTGGTCGGTCCTCAGATTGGGCATAAGACTGGCTATATTGGGGAAATCTGTGATCCGCGCCACATTCCGTATGCCGTCATCGATAAAGATGTTTACGGGCAAATGGATGGCGCCACGGTGATGAAACTGGCACTGGTGACCCATGCGAAATATCAAAAGAAGCACGCCGGTTAG
- a CDS encoding DUF2325 domain-containing protein: protein MNDKLKIIELLKQQVAAKTAELTPKNIQKITQDIQDLLKILNDVVAIDFIDTTSETSPQQENTAVAKPESNAAVAPMITQTAPETKSEPKQQTQPQQPQQPKPSQPKSNPEPETPLLSEHWLNNHKSYIGRFHLDLNGGHVGTIKVSESKLHKMKNPPENGDWVRADEYQDSDSVNYKITTLKRDPLPTEIVRLKFLPAVFREDVKRWYIEFQSPEHETRQQLLLGDYDVMLFKLKPGDYIDYAYRRGQEINGKIIWRYTDSAAVATRMKQRYAKSANTDADKNTATSKQKATQTANKTVKPAKRRRAVQQVFADKTLLLVCFENSAMPRKVKRHVEERGGKLVLSSHSDSGAMLKKKVQKSDVVIVTTDFVGHSQMFAAKDEAKRIGKPIWMARNTNERNLLQWYKRHFPNESKPSAARQEV from the coding sequence ATGAATGACAAATTAAAGATTATTGAATTACTTAAGCAACAAGTAGCAGCGAAAACAGCTGAACTGACCCCTAAGAATATTCAGAAAATAACGCAAGACATTCAAGATTTACTGAAAATTTTAAATGACGTTGTTGCCATTGATTTTATCGACACTACTTCTGAAACGAGTCCGCAACAAGAGAATACAGCAGTTGCAAAACCTGAATCTAACGCGGCAGTTGCGCCGATGATTACCCAAACAGCGCCTGAAACTAAAAGTGAACCAAAGCAGCAGACGCAACCGCAGCAACCCCAACAGCCAAAACCGTCGCAGCCAAAATCCAATCCTGAACCGGAAACACCATTATTATCAGAGCACTGGTTAAATAATCATAAGTCGTACATTGGTCGCTTCCATTTAGATTTGAACGGCGGACATGTCGGCACCATTAAAGTGTCGGAAAGTAAGTTACATAAAATGAAGAACCCACCGGAAAATGGGGACTGGGTGCGTGCCGATGAGTATCAGGATAGCGATAGTGTTAATTACAAGATTACAACGTTGAAGCGCGATCCGTTGCCAACCGAAATTGTACGGTTGAAGTTTTTGCCTGCTGTTTTTCGTGAAGATGTGAAGCGGTGGTATATTGAGTTTCAATCACCGGAACACGAGACGCGGCAGCAGTTGCTTTTAGGCGATTATGATGTGATGTTGTTTAAGTTGAAGCCGGGAGATTATATTGACTACGCTTATCGGCGCGGTCAGGAAATCAATGGTAAGATCATTTGGCGTTACACTGATTCCGCGGCGGTTGCGACCCGAATGAAACAACGCTATGCAAAGTCGGCGAATACAGACGCTGATAAAAACACTGCAACTAGTAAGCAGAAAGCAACACAAACAGCGAACAAGACGGTCAAGCCTGCAAAGAGGCGGCGAGCTGTCCAGCAAGTCTTTGCCGATAAAACCTTGCTGCTGGTTTGTTTTGAAAACTCCGCCATGCCGCGTAAAGTCAAGCGCCATGTTGAAGAACGCGGTGGCAAACTCGTGTTATCATCACACTCGGATTCCGGCGCGATGTTGAAGAAAAAAGTTCAAAAATCTGATGTGGTGATTGTGACGACCGATTTTGTTGGCCATAGTCAAATGTTTGCGGCTAAGGATGAGGCGAAGCGGATCGGGAAGCCGATTTGGATGGCGAGAAATACCAATGAGCGTAATTTGCTGCAGTGGTACAAACGACATTTTCCTAATGAAAGTAAGCCATCTGCGGCGCGCCAGGAAGTCTAA
- a CDS encoding M24 family metallopeptidase, whose translation MNHLTNLQKAIGAQHLDALLLHDRQSKRYVGALPGSGVYVVVTPTQAVQIHDGRYRAEAADTQGFTNIEVPQGSYLPQLIDFLTSQQSRRIGLVSSGFSIKEFQTLAAQNWTLSLADDLIMEQRMRKDEAEIAAVAAACAMTDKIFTQLLPHIRPGISEQTLNAWLHFYTLQAGATGMAFDPIIASGPRGAFPHGRPSERILQENELITIDFGIVLADYQSDMTRTLSIGKPPAELAAVHAAVLDAQQTAIAALKPGMQGREVDAIARGVLTAAGYGDCFTHGLGHGLGLGGDQPILNPRSQTVLAPGMIVTIEPGAYLPGIGGVRIEDDVVITETGARVLNQTSRQMNQLEVLEHEPV comes from the coding sequence ATGAATCATTTAACCAACTTACAAAAAGCGATCGGCGCGCAACATTTGGACGCGTTGCTGCTGCATGATCGCCAAAGTAAACGCTATGTCGGCGCGTTGCCCGGCAGCGGTGTGTATGTCGTGGTGACCCCAACGCAGGCCGTGCAAATCCACGATGGCCGCTATCGTGCAGAGGCCGCAGATACCCAGGGATTTACAAATATCGAAGTGCCTCAGGGATCTTACTTACCGCAATTGATTGACTTCTTAACTTCCCAGCAAAGTCGGCGCATCGGCTTGGTGAGCAGCGGCTTTTCGATTAAAGAATTTCAGACCTTAGCTGCCCAGAACTGGACGCTCAGTTTGGCGGATGACTTGATCATGGAACAACGCATGCGCAAGGACGAAGCGGAAATTGCGGCAGTTGCGGCGGCCTGTGCGATGACTGACAAAATTTTTACCCAACTCCTCCCGCATATTCGCCCCGGCATCAGCGAACAAACGCTTAATGCGTGGTTACATTTTTATACGCTGCAAGCAGGGGCGACGGGGATGGCGTTTGATCCGATTATTGCGAGTGGCCCGCGGGGTGCGTTTCCGCATGGCCGACCCAGCGAGCGAATACTGCAGGAAAACGAACTCATCACCATTGATTTTGGGATTGTTTTAGCTGATTATCAGTCCGATATGACGCGGACACTCAGCATCGGCAAGCCGCCCGCAGAACTTGCCGCGGTCCATGCGGCGGTTCTGGACGCCCAACAAACTGCAATTGCTGCTTTGAAACCCGGCATGCAAGGTCGTGAAGTCGATGCCATTGCCCGTGGCGTTTTGACCGCTGCTGGGTATGGTGACTGTTTCACGCATGGTTTAGGGCACGGCTTGGGACTAGGCGGCGATCAGCCAATTCTCAATCCCCGCAGTCAAACCGTTTTAGCGCCGGGTATGATTGTAACAATCGAACCGGGCGCCTATCTTCCCGGCATTGGCGGCGTCCGCATTGAAGATGATGTCGTCATCACCGAAACCGGCGCGCGTGTGTTAAACCAAACATCTCGGCAGATGAATCAACTGGAGGTGCTTGAACATGAGCCAGTTTGA
- a CDS encoding glycosyltransferase family 4 protein, which produces MIFFINSNFNKNNSGIEHAQLKRAGLFRDHHVPFKMIFREWNPRLHEYLNHNGVSDDETLNMFDYYQNAEQVPAKILHADDIDFGFDKLSYAKEPDNHRYLVTRGKLFVGRINYFENDPTERVSSVEQFDGFGNLYRVDFYDFRGFLSLSQWYTPDNKVGTEVWYKVDGRPVVETFNKYDANHAFIKTGWRLIEDNGAVYMFSNIDDLMQHFYNNVNEQYWNDKEANVFILDRSHLGDWQLIHLQRPAYIVMHLHNSHAGDAQDPMHSVMNNFYEYSLIHANDYDAIVSATNKQTHDVRERFHPTCKLFTIPVGVLPDEQLARPHVAMTDRQPAKVLVTARVAPEKQIDHIVAAIGIAKKDVLNISLDVYGYVDHRDDNRAMKRINAAIEKYHLQGAIKLHDYTNDVGAVQRNAQVYALTSVMEGFNLSLMEALSNGMVGVTYDVNYGPNELVVDGKNGFVVPFGDIKAMAAKFVELFTHPDELQQMSDQAYELSDRYSEANVWKAWQALLDDAKKKDIHYTKEISAGIGDQRIKKG; this is translated from the coding sequence ATGATATTCTTTATTAATTCAAATTTTAATAAAAATAATTCCGGGATTGAACACGCTCAATTGAAGCGGGCAGGACTCTTTCGTGATCATCATGTGCCTTTCAAGATGATTTTTCGCGAATGGAATCCCCGCTTACATGAATACTTAAATCATAACGGAGTCAGTGATGACGAGACTTTGAACATGTTTGACTACTATCAGAATGCCGAACAGGTTCCAGCTAAAATTCTTCACGCTGACGACATTGATTTTGGATTCGACAAGCTCAGTTACGCCAAAGAGCCAGATAACCACCGCTATTTGGTGACCCGAGGCAAACTTTTTGTCGGTCGGATCAATTACTTTGAGAATGACCCGACTGAACGCGTCAGCTCAGTCGAACAATTCGATGGTTTTGGTAATCTGTATCGGGTTGACTTCTATGACTTTCGCGGCTTTTTGTCGCTGTCGCAGTGGTATACACCGGACAATAAAGTTGGCACTGAAGTTTGGTATAAAGTTGATGGCCGGCCGGTTGTTGAGACTTTTAATAAATACGACGCCAATCATGCGTTTATTAAGACCGGATGGCGGTTAATTGAAGACAACGGTGCGGTTTATATGTTTTCGAATATAGATGATTTGATGCAGCATTTTTACAATAATGTGAATGAGCAATACTGGAATGACAAAGAAGCCAATGTCTTTATTCTTGATCGGTCACATTTGGGCGATTGGCAACTCATTCACTTACAGCGGCCTGCTTATATTGTCATGCATTTACACAACTCACATGCAGGCGATGCCCAAGATCCGATGCACTCGGTCATGAATAATTTTTATGAGTACAGCTTGATTCATGCTAATGATTACGATGCGATTGTTTCAGCTACCAATAAGCAAACTCATGATGTGCGCGAGCGATTCCACCCAACGTGCAAGTTGTTTACCATTCCAGTTGGCGTTTTGCCAGATGAACAGTTGGCTCGACCGCATGTTGCCATGACCGATCGCCAGCCGGCAAAAGTTCTGGTTACGGCGCGGGTTGCCCCTGAAAAACAAATTGATCACATTGTTGCAGCGATTGGGATTGCTAAGAAAGATGTCCTTAACATTTCTTTGGACGTCTATGGTTATGTCGACCACCGGGATGATAACCGGGCGATGAAGCGGATCAACGCAGCAATTGAAAAGTATCATTTACAAGGTGCGATCAAGTTGCACGATTACACCAATGATGTCGGAGCCGTTCAACGGAATGCTCAGGTTTATGCACTTACATCCGTGATGGAAGGCTTTAATCTGTCTTTGATGGAAGCACTCAGCAACGGCATGGTTGGGGTCACCTATGATGTCAACTATGGCCCGAATGAATTAGTTGTTGATGGCAAAAACGGTTTTGTTGTGCCATTTGGCGATATTAAGGCGATGGCCGCTAAGTTTGTTGAACTATTCACCCATCCGGATGAATTACAGCAAATGTCAGACCAAGCCTATGAGTTGTCGGATCGCTATTCGGAAGCGAATGTTTGGAAGGCATGGCAAGCGTTATTGGATGATGCCAAGAAGAAGGATATCCATTACACTAAAGAAATATCCGCTGGTATTGGCGATCAACGGATAAAGAAAGGGTAA
- a CDS encoding M20/M25/M40 family metallo-hydrolase: protein MDLQLMAALSNADAIAANEDEVRAVLRHHLASYGLTSQTDGLGSLIFTKEAADPQFSVMIYGHMDEVGYMVRTITPEGLLRLMVVGGVKPAASHWQNVRITTAAGHKLPGMVIRDDTLPAFDQVLCDVGANSADDVAALGIAIGDMVTFATEFHGYAPDGVFGGKALDDRLGCYVGAQLLAELADEKLPFTLHFAATSSEEVGIRGAKTATQLIKPDLAFIVDVATFQNPRERSEVNQRQVGKGPILTHFDRTLAPNRHLQQFVKATAVAAEIPLQLDMFNGGGTDGGEAHKVGSGIPTVVTILPCRYGHCAQSLAHTRDVDQMVALYAAMCRQLSAKLVAAAHTF from the coding sequence ATGGATTTACAACTAATGGCGGCGTTAAGTAACGCTGATGCCATTGCGGCCAACGAAGACGAAGTGCGCGCGGTTTTGCGCCATCACCTTGCCTCATATGGATTGACCAGCCAAACTGACGGGCTAGGCAGCCTTATTTTCACCAAAGAAGCCGCTGATCCGCAATTTTCAGTCATGATTTATGGCCACATGGACGAGGTAGGCTACATGGTTCGTACCATTACCCCTGAAGGCCTACTGCGTCTGATGGTTGTCGGCGGCGTTAAACCTGCCGCCAGTCACTGGCAGAACGTACGCATCACAACCGCCGCGGGTCACAAGCTTCCGGGCATGGTCATTCGCGATGACACATTGCCGGCATTTGATCAGGTGTTATGCGATGTCGGCGCAAACAGTGCTGATGACGTCGCAGCCTTGGGGATCGCAATCGGTGATATGGTGACGTTTGCGACCGAGTTTCATGGGTATGCCCCAGATGGCGTCTTTGGCGGCAAAGCTTTAGATGATCGGCTCGGCTGCTACGTCGGCGCACAACTGCTTGCAGAACTGGCAGATGAAAAATTGCCGTTCACCCTGCATTTTGCCGCAACTAGCAGTGAAGAAGTCGGCATTCGTGGGGCCAAAACTGCCACCCAGCTGATCAAACCGGATCTTGCTTTTATTGTCGATGTGGCAACTTTTCAAAATCCACGGGAACGTAGCGAGGTTAACCAGCGCCAAGTAGGTAAAGGGCCGATTCTCACCCATTTTGATCGCACCTTAGCTCCAAATCGCCATCTGCAACAGTTTGTTAAAGCAACCGCAGTCGCAGCAGAAATCCCTTTGCAATTAGACATGTTCAATGGCGGCGGTACCGATGGAGGTGAAGCACACAAGGTCGGCTCAGGCATTCCAACCGTGGTCACAATCCTCCCTTGCCGTTACGGCCATTGCGCTCAATCGCTTGCCCACACCCGCGACGTTGATCAGATGGTCGCTTTATACGCTGCCATGTGTCGTCAATTATCAGCAAAACTCGTGGCCGCGGCGCATACCTTTTAA
- a CDS encoding MalY/PatB family protein, translating to MSQFDRLFDRKAGNARKWADQVLAEKFGLTANAIPMDLADLDFPVAPPIHQAIMTRAAVPDYSYTYIPEAFYETVIAWNARRFGLQLEKDWIKLSYGTVPTLHYLVQAFTEQNEAVLINTPAYDPFAEAVRNNHRQLVTSPLMLVDNRYEFDFADMAAKMQRSDVKLFILCSPQNPSGRVWTAEELARVGELCRQHQVLLISDEIHRDIVYPGVTFTSIWQACPAIQSQSILCLSPNKAFNLGGLKTSYVVIPDPAIRARLNAQFVANSITSPNSFAVPALIAAYTDCDAWLDEMVAYVAANFAYLVNRLQVIPEIQVMPSDSGFLAWLDTQRLFPDETAMKRFFTAADLSCVVGSYFVADGGGFVRLNIGMPRPLLKEALDRMVATYATWPRIGQEA from the coding sequence ATGAGCCAGTTTGATCGCCTTTTTGATCGCAAAGCCGGCAATGCGCGGAAGTGGGCGGATCAAGTGCTCGCGGAGAAATTCGGGCTCACGGCCAACGCGATTCCCATGGACTTGGCCGATTTGGACTTCCCGGTTGCCCCGCCGATTCACCAAGCCATCATGACACGCGCGGCCGTACCCGACTACAGTTACACTTACATCCCCGAAGCCTTTTATGAGACAGTCATCGCCTGGAACGCGCGCCGCTTCGGGTTGCAACTGGAAAAAGACTGGATCAAGCTCAGCTATGGCACAGTGCCAACGCTCCACTACTTGGTTCAGGCATTCACCGAACAAAATGAAGCGGTGTTAATCAACACGCCAGCCTATGATCCGTTTGCTGAAGCCGTGCGCAATAACCACCGTCAGCTCGTCACCAGTCCGCTCATGCTTGTGGACAATCGCTACGAATTCGACTTTGCAGACATGGCCGCTAAAATGCAACGCTCGGACGTTAAGTTGTTCATTTTATGTAGCCCGCAAAATCCATCCGGCCGCGTGTGGACAGCTGAAGAACTAGCACGTGTAGGTGAACTTTGCCGCCAGCATCAGGTTTTACTCATTAGTGACGAGATTCACCGGGACATTGTTTATCCCGGCGTTACATTTACCAGCATCTGGCAAGCCTGCCCAGCTATTCAATCCCAAAGTATTCTTTGTTTATCACCCAATAAAGCTTTCAACTTAGGCGGTCTGAAAACGTCCTATGTCGTCATCCCTGACCCAGCGATCCGCGCCCGACTCAACGCTCAATTCGTCGCCAATTCGATTACCTCGCCTAATAGCTTTGCCGTGCCAGCCCTCATCGCTGCTTATACGGATTGTGATGCGTGGCTGGATGAAATGGTGGCTTATGTCGCCGCTAACTTTGCCTACTTGGTCAACCGTTTGCAGGTCATACCGGAAATTCAGGTGATGCCTTCCGATTCCGGTTTTCTAGCCTGGCTGGATACCCAGCGGCTTTTCCCTGATGAAACGGCGATGAAACGTTTCTTTACTGCTGCTGATTTGTCCTGTGTGGTCGGCAGCTATTTTGTGGCTGATGGTGGCGGCTTCGTGCGTCTCAACATCGGCATGCCGCGCCCGTTACTCAAAGAAGCCTTGGATCGCATGGTCGCAACTTATGCAACTTGGCCACGAATTGGACAAGAAGCCTGA